One Gimesia sp. DNA segment encodes these proteins:
- the dapA gene encoding 4-hydroxy-tetrahydrodipicolinate synthase — protein sequence MANQSDLFAGLSVAMITPFKNGEIDESGLQALIDYHVEQGTDTLCPVGTTGESPTLSHDEHKQVISIVCKQAAGRIKVMAGTGSNSTREAVELTKYAEQAGADGALHVAPYYNKPTQEGFYQHYKAIAESVQLPIVVYNIPGRTAKNIEPETIIRLAEIPNIVAVKESTGSMDQASHILSCCDLAVLSGDDSLTLPLMALGGKGVVSVVGNIVPADVKAMLAAFNAGDLAKAREWHYRLFTLCRNLLGLATNPIPIKAAMQLLGRDNGEVRLPMTQLDADSMKVLEKTLQDYGLL from the coding sequence ATGGCGAATCAAAGTGACCTGTTTGCAGGTCTTTCGGTGGCAATGATCACCCCGTTCAAGAATGGCGAAATCGACGAAAGCGGCTTACAGGCGCTGATCGATTACCATGTCGAGCAGGGAACCGACACCTTGTGTCCGGTGGGAACAACCGGAGAATCTCCCACACTCTCACACGATGAACACAAACAGGTCATTTCCATCGTCTGTAAACAGGCTGCCGGCCGGATCAAAGTCATGGCAGGCACCGGTTCCAACAGTACACGTGAGGCAGTCGAGCTGACCAAGTACGCTGAACAGGCAGGCGCCGACGGTGCTCTGCACGTGGCCCCATACTACAACAAGCCGACCCAGGAAGGCTTTTATCAGCACTACAAAGCGATTGCTGAGTCTGTTCAACTGCCGATTGTCGTGTATAACATCCCTGGTCGGACTGCGAAGAATATTGAGCCGGAAACAATTATTCGCCTCGCCGAAATCCCGAATATTGTTGCCGTGAAAGAGTCTACCGGTTCGATGGATCAGGCTTCGCATATTCTTTCCTGCTGTGATCTGGCAGTTCTCTCAGGCGATGACAGCTTGACTCTGCCACTGATGGCGCTGGGAGGCAAGGGGGTTGTGTCGGTCGTTGGTAATATTGTTCCTGCCGATGTCAAAGCGATGCTGGCGGCATTCAATGCCGGCGATCTCGCCAAGGCCCGCGAATGGCACTACCGGCTGTTCACGCTCTGCCGTAACCTGCTGGGACTGGCGACGAACCCGATCCCGATCAAAGCAGCCATGCAGTTACTGGGGCGCGATAACGGTGAAGTCCGTCTCCCCATGACACAACTGGATGCCGATTCAATGAAGGTGCTCGAGAAAACTCTGCAGGATTATGGCCTGCTGTAA